One window of Trichomycterus rosablanca isolate fTriRos1 chromosome 2, fTriRos1.hap1, whole genome shotgun sequence genomic DNA carries:
- the smim12 gene encoding small integral membrane protein 12: MWPVMWTAMRAYAPYVTFPVAFVVGAVGYHLEWFIRGTPKIPREEKGIAELREDRKLEELVGQDSTQVLSLKDKLEFTPRAVLERNRPEKS, translated from the coding sequence ATGTGGCCAGTTATGTGGACCGCCATGCGTGCCTATGCACCCTACGTTACCTTCCCTGTGGCCTTCGTAGTGGGTGCTGTTGGCTATCACCTGGAGTGGTTCATCAGGGGCACCCCGAAAATACCCAGAGAAGAGAAGGGCATTGCCGAGCTTCGTGAGGACCGGAAATTGGAGGAGCTTGTGGGTCAGGACAGCACACAAGTCCTGAGTCTGAAAGACAAACTTGAGTTTACCCCAAGGGCAGTGCTGGAGAGGAATCGACCAGAGAAGAGCTAG